In a genomic window of Lepisosteus oculatus isolate fLepOcu1 chromosome 3, fLepOcu1.hap2, whole genome shotgun sequence:
- the slc12a9 gene encoding solute carrier family 12 member 9 isoform X1: MSRESSPLLNYGLFGVSGGSATAPGGASRSLGTFFGVMVPTVLSMFNIVVFLRIGFVVGQAGLLQALLMLGVAYFIIFLTILSVCAISTNGAVQGGGAYFMISRTLGPEFGGSIGLMFYLANVCACGVYMLGLVEAILDVFGKVPGSSEHDALRVLPQGYWYSLMYSSALLLLCLLVCLVGAKVYSRASFFILLIVTLSLLSIFISPLALSPRSFFIVHQDGANITYNASYTGFNATTLRSNLYGNYSRDYTTAKMMTFATVFAVMFTGCKGIMAGANMSGELKNPSLSIPKGTIIAVSYTLVIYLLLFFLVSSTCDRVLLLQDYGFFQRINVWPPFVIIGVYCASLSASMGTLIGASRILHALAKDELFGRPLAPAKVTSSSGNPWVAVLYTWALVQVVLCAGQLNALASLVTVFYLLAYAAVDLACLALEWASAPNFRPTFQLFSWHTCLLGLLSCVVMMFLINAVYSSASMVLLLLLLLLLHYRAPTSSWGYISQALIFHQVRKYLLMLDVRKEHVKFWRPQVLLMVANPRSSCQLISFINDLKKGGLFILGHVQLGDLDTLPSDPIQPQYNFWLSLVDKLGVKAFVDLTLSPSVRQGTQHLLRITGLGGMKPNTLVLGFYDNCVPEDYFLQDPVFRNVTEGGGRGGGGGGGGDSFGVDIPSLQAHFPPVRDAESSRSLAPDEYVSIIADAIKMQKNVCLARYFFQLEVERERGLGGWRRGREREKGSIDVWPLNLLRPESSGFVDVCSLFLLQMACILNMATGWRRARLRIFLCVESESGDQGWMAKEEKLRELLGKLRIRATIRIVDWDTVARLHWGKKPRAATPGAGGGGQGADFDGSSLATAPSAACATLPGPVSDDFLSALNRLLRENSGDAVVRFLYLPCPPADTSQLQSYLSQLEVMTRDLGPTLLIHGLTPVTCTDL; the protein is encoded by the exons ATGTCCAGGGAGAGCTCGCCCCTCCTCAACTATGGGCTGTTCGGCGTGTCGGGGGGGAGCGCCACAGCCCCCGGCGGCGCCAGCCGCAGCCTGGGCACGTTCTTCGGCGTCATGGTGCCGACTGTCCTGTCCATGTTCAACATCGTGGTCTTCCTGCGCATCG GCTTTGTCGTGGGTCAGGCTGGACTCTTGCAGGCTCTGCTCATGCTGGGCGTGGCCTACTTCATCATCTTCCTGACGATCCTGTCCGTCTGCGCCATCTCCACCAATGGGGCAGTGCAGGGGGGCGGGGCTTACT TCATGATCAGCCGGACTCTGGGCCCGGAGTTTGGAGGCAGTATCGGCCTGATGTTCTACCTGGCCAACGTGTGTGCCTGTGGGGTCTACATGCTGGGGCTTGTGGAGGCCATACTGGATGTCTTCGGCAAGGTgccag gctCCTCCGAGCACGACGCCCTGCGTGTCCTGCCCCAGGGCTACTGGTACAGCCTGATGTACTCATCCGCTCTCCTGCTGCTCTGTCTGCTCGTCTGCCTGGTGGGGGCGAAGGTCTACTCCCGTGCCTCCTTCTTCATCCTCCTCATCGTCACCCTCTCGCTGCTGTCCATCTTCATTAGCCCCCTGGCCTTGTCCCCGCGCAGCTTCTTCATCGTCCACCAGGACGGCGCCAACATCACTTACAATGCCAGCTACACAGGCTTCAATGCCACCACGCTGAGGAGCAACCTGTATG GGAACTACTCCAGAGACTACACCACGGCCAAGATGATGACCTTCGCCACTGTGTTTGCCGTGATGTTCACCGGCTGTAAAGGAATCATGGCCGGGGCCAACATGTCTG GGGAGTTGAAGAACCCCAGCCTGTCTATTCCCAAGGGCACCATCATCGCCGTCTCCTACACCCTCGTCATCTACCTGTTGCTCTTCTTCCTCGTCAGCTCCACCTGCGACAG GGTGCTGCTGCTCCAGGATTATGGATTTTTCCAGCGGATCAACGTGTGGCCCCCCTTCGTGATCATCGGTGTGTACTGTGCCTCGCTGTCGGCCTCGATGGGCACGCTGATCGGAGCGTCGCGGATCCTGCACGCCCTGGCCAAGGACGAGCTGTTCG GACGGCCCCTGGCCCCGGCCAAGGTGACGTCCAGCTCGGGGAACCCCTGGGTGGCCGTGCTGTACACCTGGGCTCTGGTGCAG GTGGTGCTGTGCGCGGGCCAGCTCAACGCGCTGGCCAGCCTGGTCACCGTGTTCTACCTCCTGGCGTACGCAGCTGTCGACCTGGCCTGCCTGGCGCTGGAGTGGGCATCGGCTCCGAACTTCAG gCCCACGTTCCAGCTGTTCTCCTGGCACACCTGCCTGCTGGGCCTGCTGAGCTGCGTGGTGATGATGTTCCTGATCAACGCAGTCTACTCCTCTGCCAGcatggtgctgctgctgctgctgctgctgctcctccacTACCGCGCCCCCACCAGCAGCTGGGGCTACATCAGCCAGGCCCTCATCTTCCACCAG GTGCGGAAGTACCTCCTGATGCTGGACGTGAGGAAGGAGCATGTGAAGTTCTGGCGGCCGCAGGTCCTGCTGATGGTGGCCAACCCCCGTTCCAGCTGCCAGCTCATCAGCTTTATCAACGACCTCAAGAAGGGGGGCCTGTTCATCCTGGGGCATGTGCAGCTGGGGGACCTGG ACACCCTGCCTTCAGACCCAATACAGCCCCAATACAATTTCTGGCTCAGCCTGGTGGACAAGCTGGGGGTGAAGGCGTTCGTTGACCTCACGCTGTCACCCTCTGTGCGGCAGGGCACCCAGCATCTCCTGCGGATCACCGGCCTGG gcGGAATGAAGCCCAACACACTGGTCCTGGGTTTCTATGACAACTGCGTGCCAGAAGACTACTTCCTGCAGGACCCTGTCTTTCGGAATGTGACGGAGGGAggcgggagaggaggaggaggaggaggggggggggacagTTTTGGGGTGGACATCCCCTCACTGCAAGCCCACTTCCCCCCCGTGCGGGACGCAGAGTCCAGCCGCTCTCTGGCGCCGGACGAGTACGTCAGCATCATCGCGGACGCCATCAAGATGCAGAAGAACGTGTGCCTGGCCCGCTACTTCTTCCAGCTGGAggtggagagggagagggggctcGGGGGgtggaggagaggaagagagagggagaagggcAGCATCGATGTCTGGCCCCTCAACCTGCTGCGTCCCGAGAGCAGCGGCTTCGTGGACGTCTGTAGCCTCTTCCTGCTGCAGATGGCCTGCATTCTCAACATGGCCACGGGGTGGCGCCGCGCCCGCCTGCGCATCTTCCTCTGCGTGGAGTCGGAGTCTGGCGACCAGGGCTGGATGGCCAAGGAGGAGAAGCTCCGGGAGCTGCTGGGGAAGCTGCGCATCAGGGCCACCATCCGGATCGTGGACTGGGACACCGTGGCCCGGCTGCACTGGGGGAAGAAGCCCCGGGCCGCCACGCCGGGGGCAGGGGGCGGGGGTCAGGGTGCCGATTTCGATGGCTCGTCCCTCGCCACCGCGCCCTCCGCGGCCTGCGCCACGCTTCCGGGACCCGTGTCGGACGACTTCCTGTCCGCGCTCAACAGGCTGCTGCGGGAGAACAGCGGCGACGCCGTCGTGCGCTTCCTGTACCTGCCCTGCCCCCCCGCTGACACCAGCCAGCTGCAGAGCTACCTGTCCCAGCTGGAGGTCATGACCCGTGACCTCGGCCCCACCTTGCTCATCCACGGTCTGACCCCGGTGACCTGCACTGACCTCTGA
- the slc12a9 gene encoding solute carrier family 12 member 9 isoform X2: MSSARCQVRGSSEHDALRVLPQGYWYSLMYSSALLLLCLLVCLVGAKVYSRASFFILLIVTLSLLSIFISPLALSPRSFFIVHQDGANITYNASYTGFNATTLRSNLYGNYSRDYTTAKMMTFATVFAVMFTGCKGIMAGANMSGELKNPSLSIPKGTIIAVSYTLVIYLLLFFLVSSTCDRVLLLQDYGFFQRINVWPPFVIIGVYCASLSASMGTLIGASRILHALAKDELFGRPLAPAKVTSSSGNPWVAVLYTWALVQVVLCAGQLNALASLVTVFYLLAYAAVDLACLALEWASAPNFRPTFQLFSWHTCLLGLLSCVVMMFLINAVYSSASMVLLLLLLLLLHYRAPTSSWGYISQALIFHQVRKYLLMLDVRKEHVKFWRPQVLLMVANPRSSCQLISFINDLKKGGLFILGHVQLGDLDTLPSDPIQPQYNFWLSLVDKLGVKAFVDLTLSPSVRQGTQHLLRITGLGGMKPNTLVLGFYDNCVPEDYFLQDPVFRNVTEGGGRGGGGGGGGDSFGVDIPSLQAHFPPVRDAESSRSLAPDEYVSIIADAIKMQKNVCLARYFFQLEVERERGLGGWRRGREREKGSIDVWPLNLLRPESSGFVDVCSLFLLQMACILNMATGWRRARLRIFLCVESESGDQGWMAKEEKLRELLGKLRIRATIRIVDWDTVARLHWGKKPRAATPGAGGGGQGADFDGSSLATAPSAACATLPGPVSDDFLSALNRLLRENSGDAVVRFLYLPCPPADTSQLQSYLSQLEVMTRDLGPTLLIHGLTPVTCTDL; encoded by the exons ATGTCTTCGGCAAGGTgccaggtcagag gctCCTCCGAGCACGACGCCCTGCGTGTCCTGCCCCAGGGCTACTGGTACAGCCTGATGTACTCATCCGCTCTCCTGCTGCTCTGTCTGCTCGTCTGCCTGGTGGGGGCGAAGGTCTACTCCCGTGCCTCCTTCTTCATCCTCCTCATCGTCACCCTCTCGCTGCTGTCCATCTTCATTAGCCCCCTGGCCTTGTCCCCGCGCAGCTTCTTCATCGTCCACCAGGACGGCGCCAACATCACTTACAATGCCAGCTACACAGGCTTCAATGCCACCACGCTGAGGAGCAACCTGTATG GGAACTACTCCAGAGACTACACCACGGCCAAGATGATGACCTTCGCCACTGTGTTTGCCGTGATGTTCACCGGCTGTAAAGGAATCATGGCCGGGGCCAACATGTCTG GGGAGTTGAAGAACCCCAGCCTGTCTATTCCCAAGGGCACCATCATCGCCGTCTCCTACACCCTCGTCATCTACCTGTTGCTCTTCTTCCTCGTCAGCTCCACCTGCGACAG GGTGCTGCTGCTCCAGGATTATGGATTTTTCCAGCGGATCAACGTGTGGCCCCCCTTCGTGATCATCGGTGTGTACTGTGCCTCGCTGTCGGCCTCGATGGGCACGCTGATCGGAGCGTCGCGGATCCTGCACGCCCTGGCCAAGGACGAGCTGTTCG GACGGCCCCTGGCCCCGGCCAAGGTGACGTCCAGCTCGGGGAACCCCTGGGTGGCCGTGCTGTACACCTGGGCTCTGGTGCAG GTGGTGCTGTGCGCGGGCCAGCTCAACGCGCTGGCCAGCCTGGTCACCGTGTTCTACCTCCTGGCGTACGCAGCTGTCGACCTGGCCTGCCTGGCGCTGGAGTGGGCATCGGCTCCGAACTTCAG gCCCACGTTCCAGCTGTTCTCCTGGCACACCTGCCTGCTGGGCCTGCTGAGCTGCGTGGTGATGATGTTCCTGATCAACGCAGTCTACTCCTCTGCCAGcatggtgctgctgctgctgctgctgctgctcctccacTACCGCGCCCCCACCAGCAGCTGGGGCTACATCAGCCAGGCCCTCATCTTCCACCAG GTGCGGAAGTACCTCCTGATGCTGGACGTGAGGAAGGAGCATGTGAAGTTCTGGCGGCCGCAGGTCCTGCTGATGGTGGCCAACCCCCGTTCCAGCTGCCAGCTCATCAGCTTTATCAACGACCTCAAGAAGGGGGGCCTGTTCATCCTGGGGCATGTGCAGCTGGGGGACCTGG ACACCCTGCCTTCAGACCCAATACAGCCCCAATACAATTTCTGGCTCAGCCTGGTGGACAAGCTGGGGGTGAAGGCGTTCGTTGACCTCACGCTGTCACCCTCTGTGCGGCAGGGCACCCAGCATCTCCTGCGGATCACCGGCCTGG gcGGAATGAAGCCCAACACACTGGTCCTGGGTTTCTATGACAACTGCGTGCCAGAAGACTACTTCCTGCAGGACCCTGTCTTTCGGAATGTGACGGAGGGAggcgggagaggaggaggaggaggaggggggggggacagTTTTGGGGTGGACATCCCCTCACTGCAAGCCCACTTCCCCCCCGTGCGGGACGCAGAGTCCAGCCGCTCTCTGGCGCCGGACGAGTACGTCAGCATCATCGCGGACGCCATCAAGATGCAGAAGAACGTGTGCCTGGCCCGCTACTTCTTCCAGCTGGAggtggagagggagagggggctcGGGGGgtggaggagaggaagagagagggagaagggcAGCATCGATGTCTGGCCCCTCAACCTGCTGCGTCCCGAGAGCAGCGGCTTCGTGGACGTCTGTAGCCTCTTCCTGCTGCAGATGGCCTGCATTCTCAACATGGCCACGGGGTGGCGCCGCGCCCGCCTGCGCATCTTCCTCTGCGTGGAGTCGGAGTCTGGCGACCAGGGCTGGATGGCCAAGGAGGAGAAGCTCCGGGAGCTGCTGGGGAAGCTGCGCATCAGGGCCACCATCCGGATCGTGGACTGGGACACCGTGGCCCGGCTGCACTGGGGGAAGAAGCCCCGGGCCGCCACGCCGGGGGCAGGGGGCGGGGGTCAGGGTGCCGATTTCGATGGCTCGTCCCTCGCCACCGCGCCCTCCGCGGCCTGCGCCACGCTTCCGGGACCCGTGTCGGACGACTTCCTGTCCGCGCTCAACAGGCTGCTGCGGGAGAACAGCGGCGACGCCGTCGTGCGCTTCCTGTACCTGCCCTGCCCCCCCGCTGACACCAGCCAGCTGCAGAGCTACCTGTCCCAGCTGGAGGTCATGACCCGTGACCTCGGCCCCACCTTGCTCATCCACGGTCTGACCCCGGTGACCTGCACTGACCTCTGA